The Eulemur rufifrons isolate Redbay chromosome 3, OSU_ERuf_1, whole genome shotgun sequence DNA segment TTTCTTACAAGCAACTGGAAGGCCCTTCTCACCGCTGTCGGAGTCTCCCGAGCTAGAGCTCAGCCCGGTCAGGGCCGGGGGCGCGGCCGGGGATATGTGAGGGTGTGTCCGGACCCTCCCCTTCACAACCTGCCCCTTAAGCAGCTTTAAGGGGCCAGAGCCCGCGGCTATTTCTATCCCAGGAAATCCCCAGGCCATCTGTGACCCACGAGAGCCCTGGCACCCCCATCCCAAGAGCAGGGCCCAACCGTCCCCCGTTCCCGGGTTTGGGGGGATCAGGCCAGGATCGGCTACCGGGTGCTTGCCAGTAGGGTACGCTGGGAACAGCGGCGTGCGGGGGTGTGTGGGGGATGGAACCGACCAGAGGGCGTGCGGGGGAACGAAGCAGGTGTGCGGGCGAGGCGGTGGGGGCGGCGGCCGCGGAACCCGCACCCAGGGAGGGTGGGCCCTCCAGCCAGGTCGGGGGCTCTCGGGGCCCGCGAGTCCTGACGTAGCCGCAGCGCGCCCCCCCACCCTGGCTCCAGGCCGCCGcggctccctgcccccactgctgCTGCCACCCTGGCCCCGAGCGGGCCGCGCGCCCTGGCCAGACAGACCGGCCGACCGAAGGCGGCCCCGCTCAGCTGCGAAGGGTcggcgcgggggcgggggcggccggcAGTGGGGCTGTGGAGGGTCACGCGCTCTCCTGGGCTCTGGCCGGGGACTCACCACTCGCGAGGCGCCGCAGGCCGGTGCGCACGGTGTCCACTGCGCGGCCGGGCGGTGATGGCCGGTGCGCCTGCACCTGCTCGGAGGCCGGCTAGGCTGGGCCTGCGCCTGCGGCTCGGGAGACGCAGAGGGCCCTTGTgacggggcggggctggggccaggcggggcggggccggggcgggctcTGCCGGGACTGCGGGAATTCTTCCGCGCGGAGCAGAGTCGGTACGCCCCGCCCGCGTCTGACCTGCCGGCTCTTCTCCTGGTCCCAGACCCAGGGCCAGCGCCGCGCGGGTGGCAGTGTCTGCCGAAGGCGGGGTGGAGGGTCGGGCGATGGGACGAGAAGACCCCTGGAGGCAGAGGCCTGGTTTGACCAATTTGGCGGTTCGTTCAGGGAGTTaagaaatttattcctaaatcCAGGATTTGCTGAAGCTGCCAAGGATTCTCAGTCCCTTCTTGGCCTTAAAGCACAACGTTCACTTTCCCTTTGCATTCAAGTCTATCGCAAATCAAGAGGCCTAATCGTTTAATTGCCCCATTCTCTTTAccagcccagcctctgccagGCTCCATCCTAGAGACCGTTTACCCTTGCTTGCCTTCAGCACATCCTCGTAAGCTGTGAGGGGCTGAGGCTTAGAGATACAGTAGCACTGGACGCCAGGCGAACTGCCCCCCTGGCCTTGGAAGTCCTCCTGAGGGAGTGCTGTCACAGGCAGAGCATCCCCTGCAGCAGGGCCTCTCCTCTTGGGGCCTTGGGGCCTTACTCTGCTCTCTTGGCCCTTGGATGGCTGGCGTCCCCCAGACTGGGTAGTGGTTGGGGAAAGACTCTGCCCTGTGCCCCACAGTGTGAGTTCAGTATTTACCAACTTGATCTCCTAAGGGGAAGCCCTGATCTGTAGCTTTTGCACAAGcccgtggtgtaaatactcccgcCACAACTGGTTTCAGGCTACCAGTTTAACAACCAGTTAATGGGAATTCCTGTAAATGTAACAATCTGGTTGTGGTATGAGCTGCTCCAGTGCACCCCTGCCTGTAGCAGAACCTCCTCAGCCGTGATAGGCACAATGAGTGATAGACAGTGGTAGAAGGTGATGAGTTCTATGACAAGGGAAGAAGTAGAGCAGGCAGGGATAGATTTAGGTTTTGTAGAACCAGAAGCTCAAAAAATTTGAGGGGCttcaagaaaaatgataaatacagaGTTGAGTACAAGGCTTTGGCAGGGGCTTATGCAAGTCAGAGATCCTTAAGGGTTTTTAGCTTTGTGTTAAATCTGCTCCTAAGAGCAGAATAAGGGAGGTCACAGGGGAGGATGCCCATGTATCTCTGTGGGGAAAGCCAGGCCAAGCAGAGGGATGGGCCACTGCAAGGGCACTGATGCAGGAGTGGCCTGTAGTTTTGGAGGATGAGCTGAGAGGCTGGAGCCTCCCTGAGCATCAGGGTATGCAGGCAGGCATGGAGCCAGAGAGAGGACTGGGACCTTGTCAGGCAGAGCTGGACAGGCCCTTAAAGGGATTTTGGCTTTTACTATTACTGACACTGGGAGCTGTAGTGGCCATTGGTACCACTTTACAAGGTCCACCCTGCCCTCTCTGTTGAGGGCCCACTGTGGGGGCAGGCAGAAGTGGCACAGGAAGATCAGCTAAGAGGGTAGCATAGCTGCCCAGTGAGAGATGCCGGAGGTATGGACTagggtgggggcagcagaggtGCCAGGTGTGCAGGGATGGGGGTGCAGACTGGCTAGGGTCCTTGGCTCCCTGGAGGAAGGAACAGCAGGGATGGGAATAGGTTTCCGTGGGCTGAGGGGTGAATGGGAAGTGAGGGGTGCAGAGCTGGGTTCCACTCTGAGAGGCTGGAAGCAAACAGAGCTTGGGTGATGTTGTGGGGGTTGGTGGGAATGGGAGTGTGGATTGTAAAGGCACAGCCTGGGTGTGAGCCCTGGCACTGCTGTGGGCCCTGTCTGCTCCTCCATTTCCCCTTCTCTGGTAAGGATTAGTGGCAGCAAGGCATGCCAGTACAGTGCCCATCACATGTGGGATCACACATGGTGACGATAACATGGTGATGATAACATGAGATGGGAAGGTTAAGTGAGTGTGCAGGCTGGAGAGAGAGCCACAGGGATGGGCCCCAGTAGGGGAccaaggagcaggaggaaggctgTGCTGAGATGCAAAGTCTTGTAAGTCACAAAGTATTTTCATGACTGTGGGAAATCTGGTCACCTGGGAGGTGTGAGGGCCCCAGAAGCATGGTTTGGGAAGGTTGCTGGAGGCAGCTACAAGCCAGCCTCAGGCAGCAACAGGACTGGAGACCCAATGCTGCTCCTGTTGAGTGAGGGTGACACAGAGACTTAGAGACCCTGAGTTGAGGGCAGTGACTCAGGCCCCTTGGTGGATTTAGTGGGGAAGGTGATTGACCATTTCTGGGCCAcagggagaggccaggggagTGGAGGACCACCAAAGGACACTCCTGTCCACCCTACCAGTCAGGGGCTGGAGTGGGCCAGATAAAGCCAAtgggctgggctggcaggagggTCCTGAGGGACCCAGCCCAGCCAATACTTCCTGGTCAGAGCTGGGAGTTGAGGCTTCAGCAGAGAGGAAGCACCTGAGCCCAAGTAATCAGGCCCCAGTGTTGAGGGCTGAgttcagcccctccctcctctctcaccctctctctttcagtttcacttttgttttcctgTCCGGGCCTTCTGCCTGTGGGGATCCGTGCACCAGGAGGGGTAAGCAAAGGAGTCCTGGTTGAGGGTGTGGGCTGGGGCTGCCCAGCAGAGGGGGTCTGGGTGTAAGTGCTGTCTGTGGGGCCACCCACAATCAGGGGGAACTGGGGAACACTGCAgaaaggcctggggaggggcaggaggggtggaGCAGGCATTTCTCTACCCAGCAGATGCCCTCTCCCAGGGTTGCCATGGcagaggtggaggcaggggcaGCAGTGGAGGTCCGCGGACTGTCCCCCGATGTGTCCGACGAGCTGCTGACTCTCTACTTCGAGAACCGCCGACGGTCTGGTGGGGGGCCTGTCTTGAGCTGGCAGAGACTTGGCTGTGGGGGCATTCTCACCTTTCGAGAGCCTGCAGGTGAGGGGGTGCCGGCTGAAGGGGCAGCCTGGGTGCCCTCATGCCCTGATGCCTGATGTTCTACCCAACCTCTGCCTGCAGACGCTGAGAGGGTCTTGGCCCAGGCAGAGCACGAATTACATGGTGCCCAGCTAAACCTGCGGCCAGCTCCTCCACGTGCCCCTGCACGACTGCTGCTTCAAGGACTGCCCCCTGGCACTGCACCCCTCCTTCTGGAGCAGCATGTCCAGGCCCTGCTACGCGCTGCGGGACTCCCAGTGCAACCCTGCTGCGCCATGGCCAGCCCCCGGCCAGACCGGGCCCTGGTCCAGCTGCCCAAGCCCCTTTCTGAGGCAGGTGAGAGGCGAGAATGGGGCTGAGGTGCTGGTTAGGGGAGATGCCCCAAACCAACGTGCACATTCTCCACAGAAGTCCGTGTCTTGGAGGAGTGGGCCCAGAATCTGGGCCTGGAGGGGGCCACGGTGTCCCTGGCCCAGGTGCCCCAGGCCCGAGCAGTGCGTGTGGTGGGGGGTACCCCCTCCGTAGACCTCCTGCTGCTGGAGCTGTACCTGGAGAATGAGCGCCGCAGTGGTGGTGGGGCCCTGGAGGGCCTGCGCATCCTACCCAGGCATCTGGGCACTGTCGTCTCCTTCCAGCAGTGGCAGGGTGAGTGGGGCAGGATGGACCCAGCTGAACCCCCCTTTCCCACAGAAACCTGATGGGCTTTCtgtcttctcccttcctccaagTGGCTGAACGGGTGCTGCAGCGGGACCACTGGCTACAGGGCTCAAAGCTGAGCCTTGTCCCTCACTACGACATACTAGAACCCGAGGAGCTTGCTGAGGACACCAGTGGAGGGGACCACCTGTCCaagctggggcctggggccaccAAACATGCTCTCCTGAAGGCTGGAGGGCTGGCGAGGGCACTGAAGGGTACAGAGACTGTGACAGTGGGCTCTAGAGAGACCCCAGGGCAATCGGAGGCCTCTCTGAGGACAGGTCCAGCAGGGTCTCTGGGACAGGCTGAGCCAGTCAGCTCAGAGACCAGGGGGTCTCTGGAGCAGGAGGGGCCCATGAGCCTGGGGACTGTGGGGTATCCAGAGAAGGCTGAGCTGGTGACCCTGGAGTCCATGGAGTCTCCTGCCCTGGGGGAGATCTCTATGGGGGAGCTAGGGCAGGAGGGCCTGGTAGAAATTGCCATGGGCTCACCAGGGCAGGAGGGGCTAGTGGGTCCAGTGGAGATCACTGTGGGGTCTCTGGAGAAGGCAGGGCCAGTGAGCCCGGGGCGTGTGGGGATGCCGGGGCAGGTGGAGACGGTGCTGTCGATGGAGCCTGGGGCGATGCGCTTCCTGCAGCTCTATCATGGGGACCTTCTTGCTGGCCTGGGAGATGTTGCCCTCTTCCCACTTGAAGGAACAGATGTGACTGGCTTTCGGGTAAATGACTCCTTAGGATGCCTCACCTTTGGCCCCCTCCTCCCACTGGGGACTTTGAGTACCTTTCCTGTGCCCTAAACCTGCAAACTGCCTCTCCCCATGGTCCTGCAGCTCTGTGGAGCCCTGGCTCCATGCCAGGCAGCTGAAGAGTTCCTGCAGAGTCTGCTGGGCAGCATTAGTTGTCATGTGCTGAGCCTGAAGCACCCGGGCAGCGCCAGGTTTCTCCTGGGCCCAGAGGGGCAGCGCCTTCTTCAGGGGCTGGAGGCTCAGTTCCAGTGTGTCTTTGGGACGGAGCGTCTGGCCAGGGCCACCCTGGACACAGACCCTGAAGAGGTAGAGATGgagtcctgcccctgccctttcTTATGCCCCAGACCCCAGGACCTCTGCCCTTGCCCAGAGGCTGATTGTTCTGACATCCTCTCCCTACAGGTGGACCCCACTGAGGCCCTCCAGATCCTCCCTGGCGGTGCCCACATCCTGTGGCCCCCAGACAGTATAGGCAATGACCGGGAGAACATGAGCCTGGGTATGGCTCCCTGGGAACCCTTAGCACGTCTTGAGGCCCTTGCTTGACCTCCTGTTCTGCCCTGCTCTGTATTTCCACCTGTCTAGTGACCCTTCCCAGGCCCACCCTGTACCTGCTAAACCTGCTAGCTATCTTTCACCCATTCTGACTCCACCTGTCTTCAGTGACACCCTGGCTGGGCCCAACCCCTGACCCAgtggcctctccctgctcccagagGAGGTCCGAGAACTGCTGGCCACCCTGGAGGGCCTGGATGGGGAAGACTGGCTGCCTCTagagctggaggaagaggagcttGAGGAACAGCCAAAGGAGGGGGCAACTCCAGGACACAAGGAGGGGGATCCTGTGGTTCCCAGCACTGGGGCACCTGGACGGCTGGAAGAGGAGGCCGCACTGCAGCTGGCCCTCCACCGGTCATTGGAGCCTCAAAGCCAGGTGGCTGAGCAGGAGGAGGCTTCTGCGCTACAGCGAGCCCTGGCCCTCTCCCTGCTGGAGCAGCCCCTGTCAGAGGTAGAAGAGCCCCCAGGTGGGGCGATTGGTGGTAGGGCCCAGCTGGTGGTGCACACAGCCTTTGAGCAGGACATAGATGAGCTGGACCAGGCACTAGAGGCTGCCTTGGAGGAACACCTCTGGGAAGAGACAGTGGGTCCTCAGAGCCATATGCTGCCCACAGAGCTATGTGCTCGCCTCGAGCGGTGCCATGGTGTGAGCATTGCCCTGCGTGGGGACTGCACCATCCTCCGTGGCTTTGGGACCCAACCTGCCCGTGCGGGCCGCCACTTGGCTGCACTTCTGGCAGGCCCCTGGGATCGGAATTTGGCCTTTCCCTTGGAAGCTTCAGGCCCTACCTGTGAGTCTGCATCCTGGACTGGGGGAGTGTGGGGTGGGCCAGCTATCAGGAGCTAGTGCCCCAGACATGGCCCTGACCCCCTGTCTCCCCATGTGTCAGTGCCAGAGGAGGGCCTGAAGGAGCCCTTAAGCAGGCTGGAGCAACTGGCAGAGAGCACTAGGGAGTTCCAGGAGGTGGTGCAGGCCTTCTACGACACCTTGGACACTGTCCACAGCAAGATCCGCATTGTCCGGGTGAGTCTGCTCTGTTTCACTGGCCTCATGGCCTCCTGGGCTCTTGGCACCACTAGCACCTTACAGAGTCTGTGGGCTGTCACTCTTGCCTACATCAAGGTCGGCTCAGTGCAGGCTGGAAAACTGatggtgggggaagagggggaggtAGCATGAGGCCTCCCAAGCCCCCTTCCCTGTCCAGGGGATGTTCACAAAGTCAAGTaggggagacaggagggcagaaGTTAGCGGGGTCCCTAGAATCTGACAGGCCAGAGCGAGGGTCTCTGCTCTGCCAGTTACAGCCAGGTGACCAGGGACTGTGTGAccttctccatgcctcagtttccttctctagAGCATGGGGCGGTGATGCCATCTCATGGCCATTGTGAGGATTACTTATTCCACAAATGTGTACCATGTGTTGTTCTGGGGGCTCTTCTGCCTCCAAAGGGGGCCACTTCATCAGGGAAAGGGCCAGGACTTGCTGCAGCTTGGCAGCCTCATCCTGTATTTTTACTTGCTAAATGTGGCAACCCTGAGCATGAGTGTGTTTCACAAAAGGCTGGGAATAATTGGTGGGGAGTCAGAGAGAAATTTCAGGATCCCAGGAGCCACCAGCCTATCTGGGCAGCTGAAGGAAGAAGGGGCTGAGAAGGAGGGACGGGAGGCCAGGGAAGCATGAGCACATGGGGTTATAGGAGGCAACAGGGGGATGAAGAAGGGAAATGGGGTCCACAGCATCTGCACTGCCTGAAGGAAGGTCTGTGGAGAGATGGTCTGTTGGCTAGTTGGTGTGGGTTGGGATGGAGAGTAAATAGGAGGTGTGGGCAGGGACAACAATGGAAATAAGCTGGTTACAGGAGGGAGTGATGGGAGAGTAGCCAGAGGGGAGAGCAGGGTTGAAGACAGAGGTTTTCCACTTGGGAAGACTCAGTGTGTTCATAGCTGAAGTGAAGGAATCCACAGAGATGTCTGGGTACAGCCAAGTGAGAAGGAAGTGACAATGGAGATCTGGGGTCACTGTGCTAGTGAGACTGGGCCGGGCACTCACAACTCTTGATGCTCAAAGTTTTGGGTggggccagcagcatcagcctcTACCTGGAACTGGTCAGAAATGCAGAAAGAACTGCTGGTCTTCTCCAGACCTGGCCCAGTCACCTACCACCacccactaccaccaccaccaccaccaccaccaccatcactaccactatcaccaccatcactaccatcaccttcaccatcactatcactaccaccaccatcaccatcgcCATCACCACcacaaccatcaccatcaccgccacccaccaccttcaccaccaccaccatcatcttcACCACTGCCACCGATCACCATCACTGCCACGCACCACCATCACTGCcacccaccaccatcaccaccaccaccaccatccaccaccatcaccttcaccatcactgccacccaccaccatcaccattatcactgtcaccatcaccaccatcaccatcatcaccttcaccaccaccacccaccatcatcaccactatcaccatcatcaccatcaccaccacgaccactgtcatcatcattaccatcaccatcaccacacatcaccatcatcaccttcACCATTCACCACCACCTTTACCAatcaccatcatcacaatcaCCATTACCTCCCATCACCATGATcactcaccaccatcaccatcaacTTCACCATCACCACCCAGATGCACTGTGCTCATATCCTGCTGGTTTTGTTAATTACATGCACTTGGTTCTCCTAGTGAGCACCTTTATGACTTTAGATGGTAACACTTGAATCTTTCTTTCCCCACTAAACAACTTTAGAGACTGCTTCTTTCCTTCATGCACAGAAGATGAGGAGAATgggcctctcttctctcttgcttACTCCTTCCTCTTCCATCTCATGGTTTGGTcagttacattattttatttatttatttatttattttattttattttatttttttttttttgagacagagtctcactctgttgcccaggctagagtgagtgccgtggcgtcagcctagctcacagcaacctcaaactcctgagctcaagcgatcctcctgtctcagcctcccgagtagctgggactacaggcatgcaccaccatgcccggctaattttttctatatatatttttagctgtccatttaatttctttctatttttagtagaggtggggtctcgctcttgctcaggctggtctcgaactcctgagctcaaacgatccgcccacctcggcctcccagagtgctaggattacaggcgtgagccaccgcgcccggcctatttatttatttttgagacaaggtctcactctgttgctgggtagagtacagtggtgtgatcatagctcactgcaaccccaagctcctgggctgaaatgatccttctgcctcagcctcctgagtagctgggactatagatgcacaccaccatgcccagctaatttttctgtattttggtagagatgagggcTTGCTCTGACTCGaggtgatctcaaactcctggcttcaatcctcccgccttggcctcacaaagtggtaggattattggcatgagccaccatacccagctaattgaAACTCTTTTTATTATGTAGTCAAAGTTTACAGACAAATTTCACATTGTATTCTATAACTATCATGAAGCCTCCATGCTTGGGCCATAGGTTGATAGACACACtgtgataatgaaaaaat contains these protein-coding regions:
- the PARP10 gene encoding protein mono-ADP-ribosyltransferase PARP10, translating into MPSPRVAMAEVEAGAAVEVRGLSPDVSDELLTLYFENRRRSGGGPVLSWQRLGCGGILTFREPADAERVLAQAEHELHGAQLNLRPAPPRAPARLLLQGLPPGTAPLLLEQHVQALLRAAGLPVQPCCAMASPRPDRALVQLPKPLSEAEVRVLEEWAQNLGLEGATVSLAQVPQARAVRVVGGTPSVDLLLLELYLENERRSGGGALEGLRILPRHLGTVVSFQQWQVAERVLQRDHWLQGSKLSLVPHYDILEPEELAEDTSGGDHLSKLGPGATKHALLKAGGLARALKGTETVTVGSRETPGQSEASLRTGPAGSLGQAEPVSSETRGSLEQEGPMSLGTVGYPEKAELVTLESMESPALGEISMGELGQEGLVEIAMGSPGQEGLVGPVEITVGSLEKAGPVSPGRVGMPGQVETVLSMEPGAMRFLQLYHGDLLAGLGDVALFPLEGTDVTGFRLCGALAPCQAAEEFLQSLLGSISCHVLSLKHPGSARFLLGPEGQRLLQGLEAQFQCVFGTERLARATLDTDPEEVDPTEALQILPGGAHILWPPDSIGNDRENMSLEEVRELLATLEGLDGEDWLPLELEEEELEEQPKEGATPGHKEGDPVVPSTGAPGRLEEEAALQLALHRSLEPQSQVAEQEEASALQRALALSLLEQPLSEVEEPPGGAIGGRAQLVVHTAFEQDIDELDQALEAALEEHLWEETVGPQSHMLPTELCARLERCHGVSIALRGDCTILRGFGTQPARAGRHLAALLAGPWDRNLAFPLEASGPTLPEEGLKEPLSRLEQLAESTREFQEVVQAFYDTLDTVHSKIRIVRVERVLHLLLQQLYELHRERLLQRCDRHPVEQVLYHGTTALAVPEICAHGFNRSFCGRNGTLYGQGVYFAKRASLSVQDQYSPPNADGHKAVFVARVLTGDYAQGYRGLRAPPLRASGHVLRRYDSAVDCLDQPSIFVIFHDTQALPTHLITCEHMPRASPEDPSSLLGHSPAT